acaaggaagaccagttaatacgactattattcaaatttacacaccaaccactaaggccaaagaggaagaaatagaagattttcatcagctgctgcagtctgaaattgatcgaacatgcaatcaagatgcattgataattattggcgactggaatgtgaaagatggaaacaaagaagaaggatcagtagttggaaaatatggccttggtgatagaaacaatgccggagattgaatgatagaattttgcaagaccaacgacttcttcattgcaaataccgtctttcaccaacacaaacggcgactctacacatggacctcgccagatgaaacacacagaaatcgaattgactacatctgtggaaagagatgatggaaagctcaatatcatcagttggaacaaggccaggggccgactgtggaacagaccatcaattgctcatgtgcaagttcaagctgaaactgaagaaaatcagagcaagtccacgagagccaaaatatgaccttgagtatatcccacctgaatttagagaccatctgaagaatagatttgatgcattgaacgctagtgaccgaagaccagacgagttgtggaatgacatcaaggacatcaaacatgaagaaagcaagacgtcatcgaaaaggcaggaaagaaagaaaagaccaagatggatgccagaggagactctgaaacttgctctcaaatgtcaagcagctaaagcaaaaggaagaattgatgaagtaaaagaactgaacagaagatttcaaagggtggctccagaagagaaagtaaagtattataatgacatgtgcaaagagctggagctggaaaaccaaaaggggagaacacgctcggtgtttctaaagctgaaagaactgaagataaaattcaagcaagttgcaatagtgatggattctatggggaaactattaaacgacacaggaagcattgaaagaagatggagagaatacacagagtcattataccaaaaagaattagtcgatgttcaagcatttcaagaggtggcatatgatcaggaaccgatggtactgaaggaagaagtccaagctgctctgaaggcattggcgaaaaacaaggtgacaactgtatatatgcatgtaaaagaatgaagttggacccatacctcagaccatatacaaaaattaactcaaaatagatcaaagacctaaatttaagagCTAGAACTATAAAATTCCTCGAAGAAGACACGTGACCTTGGATTTGGAaatggtttcttaaatatgacacaaaaagcacaggtgacaaaataaaaaacagataaGTTAAGCTTCCTTAAAATTAAAAtcctttgtgcatcaaaggataaTATCATAATGTGAAAAGATAAGTTACataatgggggaaaatatttgcaaatcatatatccaataagggtctaatatccagactatataaagaactcctacaatttgacaatgaaaacacaaacaacccaatttaaaaatgtgcaaaggacttAAGTtgatatttttccaaagaacatATACAAattgccaataagcacatgaaaagatgctcaacatctcaatatcattagttgttagagaaatgcaaatcaaatctgCAATGAGATATACTAGGAtgacttttattaaaaaaagaaaaaacaacaacaaagcaaaatgaaaaacagcaagtgttggtgaggaagtgaagaaaatgaaacctTCATGCATTGCTggaggaaatgtaaaatggtacagctgcagtgGAAAACAGTTCGTTGGTTCCTCAAAAAtctaaacacagaattaccataccttacctgttgctgtcgagttgattccgactcatagtgatcctgtaggacagagtagagctgccccatagggtttcgaaggagcgactggtggattgcaactgccgacctttcgcttagcagccgtaactcgccatacctcttaaccgctgtaccaccagggctccagaattaccatatgacctagcactTCTACTCCTAGATACATATCTAAAAGAATTGAAACCAGGGACTCAGAGGGACATAGctattgttatacatattttttaccgcaataattttttttaatgggcaaaggatctgaatagacgtTTCTTCAGAGaatatatacaaatggccaacagcatgtgaaaagatgttcaacatcattagtcatcagagaattGCAAATGAAAAGCACATGAGCTACTACTGCACCTCCACTGGGTGATTACAGTCAAAAAGAGGTTAATGCTGtcaagatgtggagaaattggaatcctcagatacagctggtggcaatgtaaaatggtgcagccacctTGGAAATCAGGCTGGCAGTTCCACAAAcaattaaacatagagttaccatacaatccagcaattccactcctaggtatctgcccaagagaaaagaaaacttatgtccacacaaaaacttgtacagaaacgtccatagcagcattatttataatagccaaaacgtggaaacaactcaaatgtccatgaACTGATaaatgataaacaaaatgtgttacattcacacaatggaatattatttggccgtTAAAAAagtactgatgcatgctacaacatggatgaaccttggaaacagtatactgactgaaagaagccatttgtatgaaatgtccagaataggcaaatctatagagacagaaagtagaaagTGGTTGCTTAGAGCCAGGGCTATAGTAGAGTAGAGGAGTGATGGCTAAAGggcatggggtttctttttgaggtgacgaaaatgttctaaaattatcaGTGGTGATGGTTTTACGTATCTGTGACTATACCAAAAAACATTGAACCGTACATTTTAAATGGGTGGGTtgtatagtatgtgaattatatttcaataaaactgttatttaaaaagaaaagaaaagcagcgaaatactaatacatgctacaacatggatgaacccggaagacattatgctaaatgaaagaagccagacaaaaaaggccacatattCCATTTATTTATAATATCTAGAAAAGGAAAATCCACAAAGAtagaaagtaggttagtggttgccaagggctAGGTGGAGGGTGGAATGGGGAGTGATTGCTTAATGGATACGGGGTTTTCTTTTTGGggcgatgaaaatgttttggaattagatagtggtgatggttgcacaacattgtgaatatttaaaaaaccactgaattataaCTTTAAAATGGACTTCTGTTACATAAATTTtaccaaaatttttttaaaacattgtttATACACAAAAGAACTTATGACAGCATCTGGCACGTGACCATCGCTTAGTAGAGGTTAGCTGTTGTGTTAGCTGTTATGGAGTGTTTGGGAAGCTGTGGCCCACACTCTAGAAAACTGACCTCAAGTAAAAGGACACTCGTACACAGGACCTCTCTGTACTATTTCTGCAACTTCCCCTGAGCCTAccattatttcaaaacaaaaagttaaaaaaaaaataaggatacaGGGTAATGCAGTTACTCCATACCTCCCACTTTCACATCCAGCACTCAGAGACCAACCGTCACCTTGGAGGCCTGGGGCTCATCCCAGGTGGAACACCCTGACTGGCCCACCAAGGGCTGTCATCTACCCTGGTCTGGCAGCTGTGGGCAGGTGGTAATCTGATGCCCTGAGGagatggctcagggctgggcagaTGCTCCCAAAGACGTTAGGCTACTCCAGGAGTCTGCAGTTTCGGGGCTGAGGGTGAGAGAGTGTAACCCCAGAAACCCCCACTACCACTGGGGTGGGGctggctctgcctctgcctctgtgtgGTGGGCAGCAGGTCATCAAGTCCCCAGGATGAGGGAGTTCTTACCAGGGCTCTGTGGGCAGGAAGTCCGTTCAGACAGAGGCAGCCGCAGGGGATAGGAGCCTGGAGGTTTGGGATACCTGTGGAGCCATGGGAGATGGCCCCGTCTGGCCCACATAGGCCCTTCCCATGGCTCTGCCCCTCCCCATGAGAGGCACTTCCTCTCTCAAGCCAAAGGGACCTAGAAACTCTGTCCCACCTTGCCTGTGTAGCCCTAGGGCTGCAAAGACTTGCTAAAGTCAGAGTGGGTTGCCCAATATCTGGAGCAGGGCCAGCAGCCGACTAAGAGTTTAGTTTCACTTTTGTTTTCCCTGAAATGACAGAGGAGCCAGAAAAAGAGCTGTGACTAGCAGTGTCCTTCACTCCCTTGGCCTTGGTGCTTGCTTGCACTAGTCCTTGCTGGCACCACCACCCAGACAGAGGCCCTGCCTGTGAGCATTACAGCCCACTGTCTAACCTGGACCTCAGGATGGACGTCCTAGAGACCTCCAAGTTACTGGATGAGGAACTGTATTCACGGCAGCTGTAAGGccagaggtggggtggggagtggggtggcTTTCTGATCTCTGGTTTCCAACCTGCCCTCCTACTCCCCATCCACAGGTATGTACTGGGCTCAGAGGCCATGCAGAGGATTCAGGGAGCCAAGGTCCTGCTGTCAGGCCTGCGGGGCCTGGGGGCTGAGGTGGCGAAGAACCTGGTGCTGATGGGTGTGGGCAGCCTCACTCTGCATGACCCCCACCCCACCTGCTGGTCAGACCTGACTGCCCAGGTGAGGATCCTGGGGAGTTGTGGGCTCCCAGCCCAGAATAGGGGCAGGGCCCAAGAGGGGTCTCCCTGCTCAGGCCGGACTGGCCTTCTCCCTAGTTCTTCCTTTCAGAGGAAGACTTGGGGAAGAGCAGGGCTGAGGCCTCTCAAAAGCCTGTGTCTCAGCTCAATGGAGCCGTCCAGGTCTGTGTCCACACAGGCGCCATCACTGAGGACCTTCTGCTGGACTTCCAGgtgacccccacccccactctccAGGCTGGCCCAGTCCCCTTCTCCATCCTCCACCTAATCCTGCCCTCAAAAGCCCACCCCAGAGAGGGCTGGGCAGTGGTTCTGGCCCTGCTGATTATAAAGTCCCACCCAGGTGGTGGTTCTGACTACCTCAGAGCTGGAGGAGCAGTTGAGGGTGGGCAATTTCTGCCACCAGCACAGGATCTGCTTTGTGATGGCTGACACCCGAGGCCTTGTGGGGTGAGTGAGACTGCCTGCCCAGTTTGTCACATGAAAGTCAGCAACCAGTCCCAGAGCCAGCCCCAACTCCAGGCTTGCCCCATTGCTCCCTCCCCGGCCCCCCACCGACTCTGGTCTCCGGGCTCACTCCTCAGCTTCCTTCCCAGCCTCCAAACCCACTCCAGTAACCCCCTCCACCTCCAGCTTCCAAGCCTCTCCCAGCATTCCCTTCCTAATTCTGGCCCTCTGGGCCTGCCCTAGTATCCCCCACCCTTAATCACAGTAGCTGAGCCACCTCAGTCACCCCTGCCACCCCGCCCCAGGCAGTTGTTCTGTGACTTTGGTGAGAACTTCACTGTATGGGACCCCACAGAGGCAGAACCACTGATGGCCACCATCCGGCACATCTCCCAGGTGGGTGCTGAGGTGTCAGCACTACCTGCTGCCCAGGGAGGGGCTGCCGATGCCTGGGAAAGGTAGGTATAGGCGCCCCTGAGACAAGCCATCACTTACTCAGGGCTCTCCTGGTGTTGTCACCCTGAGAGAGGCTGATGTCCACTTCCAAGACGAGGACTTGGTGACTTTCTCAGGCATTGAGGGCATGGTTGAGCTCAATGGCTGTACTCAGCCCATCCGCGTACAGGGTAAGCCAGCCCCACTCTAACCCCAGTCTCAGCGCCTAGGCCCCCACTGAGGGTAGACATAGCCTGATCCTTGGGGGAACATTCCCCCCCCCCGACCTTCCTTGGTGGAGCAAGGTCGGGGACACAGATGCAAGACAGGACAAGGCATGGGGAATTACTCTGGGTCAGGGGTCATACTGACTAGGCTTGATATACCCCAGAAGATGGGACCTTGGAGGTTGGGGACACGACAACCTTTTCCTGTTACCTTCGTGGTGGAGCTGTCACTGAAGTCAAGAAACACAAGACCGTGAGCCATGTGAGAGCAGGTTCACCTGAGATGGGGGAACTTGGACACCTCGCGGGGCCCACATCGTTCTGGGTCTAACTCTGAGCTGAGCACCCTCTGCAGGAATCCCTGGCTGCAGCCCTGCTCCAGCCCCGTGTGGTTGCCCAGAGTCCCCGGGAAGTCCGCCGCGCCTGCTGCCTGCATCAGGCCTTCCGTGCACTGCATGAGTTCCAGGCCTGCACTGGCCGCCCACCCAAGCCCTGGCATCCTGTAAGTGGCCCCATCAtcctccacccccaccacccctGCCTCTGTCTTATTGGGGTCTCACCTGCCAAGCGGTGACAATTACCATATTACAAATCCAAGTTTGAATCTCGGAGGAAGTTTTACCACTTGTAAAAGTGAGATGATAAGGACTGTCTTGAGGCCAGAGCCTGGTCCATGACAGCAGCAGATACACGGCACAGACACTCAGTGTGTGTGAGGCAACAGGGCCAGGCCCTCCCCCTCAATATTCTGCATCCTCTTTTGTGGAACAGGGTGGATGACTGCCCACAGGATTTATGAGGGGTTGAAGCTCAGGCTAGGGCTGTCGTGTCCACGGTGTCCCATCCTGCAGGGTGATGCAGAGGCTGTGGTGCGTCTGGCCCAGGCCCTGGGACCATTGCAGAGGACACAGGAAGAGCTACTGGATGAGGCCCTGGTACGGGCAGTCGCCATGTGTAGCACCGGTGACCTGAGCCCCATGGCAGCCATGCTGGGTGCAGTAGCCGCCCAGGAGGTGCTGAAGGTGAGCTTGGGCATGGGCCGAGTGGGCTGGGGAGGGTACAGAGGTCAGTGTGGGTGCCATACTGTGCAGAGCCACCAGAGGGCGCCAAGCACCAGAAAGCAGCCCCGGAGGCTTCACTAACTTGAGTGCAGTCTCCAGCAGGGATCTGAGGGGGTGAGGAGGTAGTAGTGGTCCCCCAGCTAAAGTGTCGACCCCCAGGCAATCTCCAGGAAGTTCATGCCCCTGGACCAGTGGCTGTATTTTGATGCTCTCGAATGCCTTCCAGAAGATGGGGAGCCCCTTCCCAGCCCCGAGGATTGCGCTCCAGTAAGAACTGCCGGTGGAGGTTTAAGCCCTGTCCAAGGCCAGGACTGGGGCAGAGATAGGATGAATGGGCCTGGGGCACTGGCCCAGAAAACTCAGTGTGATAAAGAGATTCAGCACAGGTCAGTGGCCATCACTGACCCCCATCTGTGTCCCCCAGAGAAGCTGCCGCTATGACGGGCAAATTGCAGTATTTGGGGCTGGTTTTCAGGAGAAGCTGAGCTGCCAGCGCTACCTTCTGGTGAGCTGGGGGGTGAGGTTGGGAGTGTCTGGGCAGGCTAGTCCAGGCCCTCAGGGCTAAGGCCTCTCCCTCTGGCAGGTGGGCGCAGGCGCAATTGGCTGTGAGCTGCTCAAAGGCTTTGCCCTAATGGGCCTGGGGGCCAGTGACAGCGGGAGCATCACTGTTGCTGACATGGACCACATAGAGCGCTCCAACCTCAGCCGTCAGTTCCTCTTCAGGCCCCAGGACATTGGTGTGAGTGCCAGCCCTTCCCCACACCCATGTCCTGACTTCCCCACAATGCCCCCCACAaatgccctcctgccttcttcccAGAGTCCCAAAGCAAAGGTGGCTGCAGAGGCTGCCAGTCGCCTGAACCGAGGCTTGCAGGTGACCCCGCTCACCCACCCGCTGGACCACACCACAGAGCACATCTTTGGGGACAGCTTCTTCTCCCGTGTGGACGGTGTGGCTGCTGCCCTAGACAGTTTCCAGGCCAGTGAGTGCCCAGCCTTGGAACTCAGCCCCCGGCTGTGCCAGCCCCACCTCTGACCCTCTGCCCCCCTTGCCAGGAAGCTATGTGGCTGCTCGCTGCGCCCACTATCTGAAGCCACTGCTGGAGGCAGGCACCCAGGGCACCTGGGGCAGTGCTGCAGTGTTCATGCCCCATGTGACTGAGCCCTACAGAGCCCCCGTCTCGGCTGCAGCTTCTGAGGATGCCTCCAACCCTGTCTGTACTGTGCGGTTCTTCCCCAGCACAGTTGAGCACACTCTGGAGGTGGGAAGTACCCCAGAGACCCCTGCTCCAGCGAGCCTAGCCCTCTGCTATAAACCTGTTCCACACCTGACAcctccttgcttccctttccccaCAGTGGGCCCGGAATGAGTTTGAGGGGCTCTTCCGACTGTCTGCCGAGGCCATCAAGTGCCATCAACAGTAAGGCCACCAACTGAAGTGGATGGGAGTCCAGGGCCCCTGGGACCGGAGTATGCAGGATTCAACCTCAAACTTCCCCTCTCTCCACAGGGCACCCACTTCCCTGGCAGACGTGGATGGGCCGCAGGTGCTGACTCTGCTGCAGCCCGTGCTGGGTGTCCTGAGGGTGCGTCCACAGACCTGGCAAGACTGCGTGGCATGGGCACGTGGGCACTGGCAACTATGTTTCCATGACAGCATTACACAGCTCTTGAAGTGCTTCCCACCCGATAAGGTGGTTAGCTGGCGGCTTGGGGGCTGAAGGCTCAGGGGGACAAGGAAGGGGGCCAGCCTGAGGCCAACAGCCTCTATTTCCCCAGGTGCTTGAGGACGGAACACCCTTCTGGTCCGGTTCCAAACAGTGTCCTCAGCCCCTGGAGTTTGACGCCAACCAAGTGAGTGGGGTTCCCTGGACAGCCCTGAGATGGGGATGTGGCTCCTCAGAGGAGAGGTGGGCACCTCCAGATTCTGCAGAGAGGCACTTGTGCCGAGGGAGACATGTTTGTACACATGTGGTGTCCACATGGGAAGCAGAGCCAGGCACTCACACAGATCCACAAAGGGCTGGTGCTCCCCTCCCCCATGTTCCCATACATGCTCACTGGAGCCCATGCATCTGCCCCTACTCTGAGTCTCGCTGCAGGACATGCACTTCTTCTACGTGCTAGCAGCTGCCAACCTGTATGCCCAGATGCACGGGCTGCCTGGCTCAAAGGATCAGACTGCACTCCGGAGGCTGCTAAAGTTGCTGCCACTGCCCAGTCCGCAGCACCTGGCCCCCATCTTTGCCAGTGACCTGGAGCTAGCTCAGGCTTCCACCACGTTTGGTAAGACCCCTTGCCCTGCCCCTTATGCTGCCACCCACAGGTCTGACCCTGCCCTTAGCCTGTGCTGAAGAGGAAGATGGCACCTGGGGCCCCTGCAGCCAACCCACTGCCTCTCAGGCCCTCTGACCCTGCTTCTCTCTAGGCTTGGGCCCATCCTCTGGCCCCTCTGCAGGTCCTCTCCCTTTGACCCTCAGCACCCTCAGCTCTCTTGACAGATTTTCAGCAAATAAAAAACACTCCATTGGCCCCTGGGAATCCCCTAGCTATGGCCCCCCAGGGAGGACAGAGTCACAAGGCACATGCACGGGTGAGGGCTGGGGCTGCTGGAGAGGAGTTTATAGCATCAGTCAAGGGGGCTTCATGGAAGCGGTGAGTGAAAGGCTTGGCAGAGATCAAGAATAGGTGCCAGGCTACAGACATGAGTGCTGGAGAGAGGGGCTAAGGACTGCTCCAACATCTTCCTCCCCTGGTAGGCCCTGAGCAGTTGAAAGAATTGCACAAAGCCCTGGAAGTCTGGAACGAGGGCCCTCCCCTACAGCCTCTGCTGTTTGAGAAGGTAGGAGCCCAAGTGGGTGTGAGAGGCTGGGCTGGGAAGATTGTGGGTGGGAAGTCAGGAGCTAAGAGGGTGGGTTTGGAGCCCTTCGGCTTGAGTTCTCCTCCCAATAGGGCCCCTGGAAGAGGCTcgccctccctgagcctcagcccCCTTACCTGATAAATGGGGAGATGGGGAGCACTCACACCATAGAACTGGGTGAAGACCTGTGCAGTTGGCCCTGTGAGAAGCAGTTGTTGCAGTGTGAATATTACTTGTGACTTGGGCCTCACAGGATGATGACAGCAATTTCCATGTTGACTTTGTGGTGGCAGCGGCTAGCCTACGAGCTCAGAACTATGGGATCCCACCAGCCAACCGTGCCCAGGTAACCCTACCACTTGAGACCTGGACAATGTGGGTCAAACTCTAATTCCATACCTTGAGCCTGAAGTGAATCTCCTGTCCTTGGCAGAGCAAGCGCATCGTGGGACAGATTATCCCAGCTATTGCCACTGCAACAGCAGCTGTGGCAGGCCTGGTGGGCCTGGAGCTGTATAAGGTGGTGGGCGGGCCGACACCCCTTGGTGCCTTCCGGCACAGCTATCTGCACCTGGCTGAAAACTACCTCAGCCGCTGGATGCCTTATGCCCCAGCCATCCAGACGGTGAGCCCTGGTTTCCTCCACCTCTCCACTCCTGGGTTTTCCCTGAACCTCCCCAAACAGGCCCTGCTGTGGCTGCCTGCCTTCATCTGGGCCCAGACTGTGGGGGAGTCCTTAAGACTCCCTCCAGCTCCCTTCCTGCTGTGAAGCCAGGCTGGGACCTGTCAGACACAGGAAGCAGCCGTCAGCTACCCCCAACCCCCACCTCCTACAGCCTAGGGTCTGGGGGAGCAGCAGCTTTAACTCATTAGTGGAGCCAGACATCCCC
The window above is part of the Loxodonta africana isolate mLoxAfr1 chromosome 22, mLoxAfr1.hap2, whole genome shotgun sequence genome. Proteins encoded here:
- the UBA7 gene encoding ubiquitin-like modifier-activating enzyme 7 isoform X1, which translates into the protein MDVLETSKLLDEELYSRQLYVLGSEAMQRIQGAKVLLSGLRGLGAEVAKNLVLMGVGSLTLHDPHPTCWSDLTAQFFLSEEDLGKSRAEASQKPVSQLNGAVQVCVHTGAITEDLLLDFQVVVLTTSELEEQLRVGNFCHQHRICFVMADTRGLVGQLFCDFGENFTVWDPTEAEPLMATIRHISQGSPGVVTLREADVHFQDEDLVTFSGIEGMVELNGCTQPIRVQEDGTLEVGDTTTFSCYLRGGAVTEVKKHKTVSHESLAAALLQPRVVAQSPREVRRACCLHQAFRALHEFQACTGRPPKPWHPGDAEAVVRLAQALGPLQRTQEELLDEALVRAVAMCSTGDLSPMAAMLGAVAAQEVLKAISRKFMPLDQWLYFDALECLPEDGEPLPSPEDCAPRSCRYDGQIAVFGAGFQEKLSCQRYLLVGAGAIGCELLKGFALMGLGASDSGSITVADMDHIERSNLSRQFLFRPQDIGSPKAKVAAEAASRLNRGLQVTPLTHPLDHTTEHIFGDSFFSRVDGVAAALDSFQARSYVAARCAHYLKPLLEAGTQGTWGSAAVFMPHVTEPYRAPVSAAASEDASNPVCTVRFFPSTVEHTLEWARNEFEGLFRLSAEAIKCHQQAPTSLADVDGPQVLTLLQPVLGVLRVRPQTWQDCVAWARGHWQLCFHDSITQLLKCFPPDKVLEDGTPFWSGSKQCPQPLEFDANQDMHFFYVLAAANLYAQMHGLPGSKDQTALRRLLKLLPLPSPQHLAPIFASDLELAQASTTFGPEQLKELHKALEVWNEGPPLQPLLFEKDDDSNFHVDFVVAAASLRAQNYGIPPANRAQSKRIVGQIIPAIATATAAVAGLVGLELYKVVGGPTPLGAFRHSYLHLAENYLSRWMPYAPAIQTFRHLTWTCWDRLKVPAGQPERTLESLLAHLQEQHGLQVRMLLYGPAVLYSTRWPHDRQAQHLPLKVTELVQRVTGQVPEPGQQVLVLELSCEGEEEDTAFPPLHYEL
- the UBA7 gene encoding ubiquitin-like modifier-activating enzyme 7 isoform X2, with product MDVLETSKLLDEELYSRQLYVLGSEAMQRIQGAKVLLSGLRGLGAEVAKNLVLMGVGSLTLHDPHPTCWSDLTAQFFLSEEDLGKSRAEASQKPVSQLNGAVQVCVHTGAITEDLLLDFQVVVLTTSELEEQLRVGNFCHQHRICFVMADTRGLVGQLFCDFGENFTVWDPTEAEPLMATIRHISQGSPGVVTLREADVHFQDEDLVTFSGIEGMVELNGCTQPIRVQDGTLEVGDTTTFSCYLRGGAVTEVKKHKTVSHESLAAALLQPRVVAQSPREVRRACCLHQAFRALHEFQACTGRPPKPWHPGDAEAVVRLAQALGPLQRTQEELLDEALVRAVAMCSTGDLSPMAAMLGAVAAQEVLKAISRKFMPLDQWLYFDALECLPEDGEPLPSPEDCAPRSCRYDGQIAVFGAGFQEKLSCQRYLLVGAGAIGCELLKGFALMGLGASDSGSITVADMDHIERSNLSRQFLFRPQDIGSPKAKVAAEAASRLNRGLQVTPLTHPLDHTTEHIFGDSFFSRVDGVAAALDSFQARSYVAARCAHYLKPLLEAGTQGTWGSAAVFMPHVTEPYRAPVSAAASEDASNPVCTVRFFPSTVEHTLEWARNEFEGLFRLSAEAIKCHQQAPTSLADVDGPQVLTLLQPVLGVLRVRPQTWQDCVAWARGHWQLCFHDSITQLLKCFPPDKVLEDGTPFWSGSKQCPQPLEFDANQDMHFFYVLAAANLYAQMHGLPGSKDQTALRRLLKLLPLPSPQHLAPIFASDLELAQASTTFGPEQLKELHKALEVWNEGPPLQPLLFEKDDDSNFHVDFVVAAASLRAQNYGIPPANRAQSKRIVGQIIPAIATATAAVAGLVGLELYKVVGGPTPLGAFRHSYLHLAENYLSRWMPYAPAIQTFRHLTWTCWDRLKVPAGQPERTLESLLAHLQEQHGLQVRMLLYGPAVLYSTRWPHDRQAQHLPLKVTELVQRVTGQVPEPGQQVLVLELSCEGEEEDTAFPPLHYEL
- the UBA7 gene encoding ubiquitin-like modifier-activating enzyme 7 isoform X3, whose protein sequence is MADTRGLVGQLFCDFGENFTVWDPTEAEPLMATIRHISQGSPGVVTLREADVHFQDEDLVTFSGIEGMVELNGCTQPIRVQEDGTLEVGDTTTFSCYLRGGAVTEVKKHKTVSHESLAAALLQPRVVAQSPREVRRACCLHQAFRALHEFQACTGRPPKPWHPGDAEAVVRLAQALGPLQRTQEELLDEALVRAVAMCSTGDLSPMAAMLGAVAAQEVLKAISRKFMPLDQWLYFDALECLPEDGEPLPSPEDCAPRSCRYDGQIAVFGAGFQEKLSCQRYLLVGAGAIGCELLKGFALMGLGASDSGSITVADMDHIERSNLSRQFLFRPQDIGSPKAKVAAEAASRLNRGLQVTPLTHPLDHTTEHIFGDSFFSRVDGVAAALDSFQARSYVAARCAHYLKPLLEAGTQGTWGSAAVFMPHVTEPYRAPVSAAASEDASNPVCTVRFFPSTVEHTLEWARNEFEGLFRLSAEAIKCHQQAPTSLADVDGPQVLTLLQPVLGVLRVRPQTWQDCVAWARGHWQLCFHDSITQLLKCFPPDKVLEDGTPFWSGSKQCPQPLEFDANQDMHFFYVLAAANLYAQMHGLPGSKDQTALRRLLKLLPLPSPQHLAPIFASDLELAQASTTFGPEQLKELHKALEVWNEGPPLQPLLFEKDDDSNFHVDFVVAAASLRAQNYGIPPANRAQSKRIVGQIIPAIATATAAVAGLVGLELYKVVGGPTPLGAFRHSYLHLAENYLSRWMPYAPAIQTFRHLTWTCWDRLKVPAGQPERTLESLLAHLQEQHGLQVRMLLYGPAVLYSTRWPHDRQAQHLPLKVTELVQRVTGQVPEPGQQVLVLELSCEGEEEDTAFPPLHYEL
- the UBA7 gene encoding ubiquitin-like modifier-activating enzyme 7 isoform X4; the encoded protein is MATIRHISQGSPGVVTLREADVHFQDEDLVTFSGIEGMVELNGCTQPIRVQEDGTLEVGDTTTFSCYLRGGAVTEVKKHKTVSHESLAAALLQPRVVAQSPREVRRACCLHQAFRALHEFQACTGRPPKPWHPGDAEAVVRLAQALGPLQRTQEELLDEALVRAVAMCSTGDLSPMAAMLGAVAAQEVLKAISRKFMPLDQWLYFDALECLPEDGEPLPSPEDCAPRSCRYDGQIAVFGAGFQEKLSCQRYLLVGAGAIGCELLKGFALMGLGASDSGSITVADMDHIERSNLSRQFLFRPQDIGSPKAKVAAEAASRLNRGLQVTPLTHPLDHTTEHIFGDSFFSRVDGVAAALDSFQARSYVAARCAHYLKPLLEAGTQGTWGSAAVFMPHVTEPYRAPVSAAASEDASNPVCTVRFFPSTVEHTLEWARNEFEGLFRLSAEAIKCHQQAPTSLADVDGPQVLTLLQPVLGVLRVRPQTWQDCVAWARGHWQLCFHDSITQLLKCFPPDKVLEDGTPFWSGSKQCPQPLEFDANQDMHFFYVLAAANLYAQMHGLPGSKDQTALRRLLKLLPLPSPQHLAPIFASDLELAQASTTFGPEQLKELHKALEVWNEGPPLQPLLFEKDDDSNFHVDFVVAAASLRAQNYGIPPANRAQSKRIVGQIIPAIATATAAVAGLVGLELYKVVGGPTPLGAFRHSYLHLAENYLSRWMPYAPAIQTFRHLTWTCWDRLKVPAGQPERTLESLLAHLQEQHGLQVRMLLYGPAVLYSTRWPHDRQAQHLPLKVTELVQRVTGQVPEPGQQVLVLELSCEGEEEDTAFPPLHYEL